AGCTCCAGCCAGCCAGTTCCAGTTTGACCTCCTGCTCCTTGTCCAATCACTTGACATAatgtctctctccatcttcctCACACCGCCCCTAGATGTACTGAAAGGGTCCCCCGGATGCTGCTCTTCTCCTGACTGAGAAACCTCAACTGGTCCAGCTGCCCTTCAGAGCAGGGGTGATGCATCCGTGTGACCATTGTTGCAGCCCTTCTCTGCAGGGCAGCTCTCCTTCCACCCACCCCACAGTCCCTACTGACTTCTGAGACTGCCCCAAAGCAGTGCCAGGACCTTGTACTTGGCTTTGCTGAAGTTCCTGAGTTCCATGTGGGACCATTCCTCAAGTCTGCCAAGATCCCCGTGGATTTAAACCCTCCCATCTAGTGCAGCTCTTGCAATTGCTGAGAGTCACAAAtgattaaggttggaaaagacctccaagatcatcacCTTGACAAAATACCCCTGTGGCCAATAAAGCACATCACAAAGTGCTCTGAGGGTGCACCCAATACCATTGTCCGTGTCACTGATGCTCACAGACACCAagggctgtcaccagcaccctgGGCTGTGCGAGCAGGAGTGGAACCAGGAGATGGGTGGCAGCGATGatgctgctctgctcagcactcACCTGGTGCCgtgccctgtgctggggacaggctgtaATGCAAGAACCACCAGGACCAAGTGGAGTGAGTTTGGTGCAGGGTGGCCAGCATGGGGAGGAGGTGAGAGCACTTGGCTGGAGGGAAGAGGCTGAAGGCTCAGGGAGTGTAGGGAAGGCCCATTGCTGAGTGTAGGGAAGAGAATGCTTTAGGTGAGACCAAAAATCATCTTTCTTGTCCTTATGTTCATGGAAGAGCATCGGGCCATGCTCTCCAGCCCCAGGTCAGTagagaaaattagaaaacaGAGCTACCTATTGcatgattaaaaatatttcaattgaGCTGAGTTAACAACCTGTGAACAACCATCCCCAGCAATCCCCTCCCACCACCAGCCCTGAGCTACACCTCTCTTTCTGGGCACATTGGGAGAGGAATAAATGAGATGAAAACGTAAACTGCGATGCAAAAGAACTTTAATGAATCAAAACAGGAAATTTATGTCAATGCAAGCTGAGATGCCAATGTAGAGAGCACCAGGGACCAACAACAGCCTGTTGTTTTCCATGGTGTGTTTTCCAAGCAGGAGCCCTCACAGGGGTGGAGCCAGCAGGTCCTCCCCAGGATGGCTGTGTGGGGCTCACAGCCCAGGGGAGCAcaagggagcagggacacaggagggaaaggagagagaggcagagggcagaggcagggatgggctgtgcTTCCCAAGAGCCCAGGCTGGCCCTGTCCTTCTTCAGGGGCTGCTGGGCTTGCTCAGCCCCTCAGGAAGCAACAAGCCGGTGCTGGGTCCCCAGGGCGCTTCCATCCTGTGAGTCCCTGGCTTCCTTCCCCAGGGCcgtcaccagcagcttcagcagGGGAGGCACCTCGTGCCACAGAGGCCACTGCCCAAGCCCGAGAGGCCAAAGCCCCCAGAGTTGATGGGCACTCCCTGAGAGCTGAGGATGCTGCCAACAGCAGCCGAGGTGGAGGATCCCACCACGGTGttctgtgggaaggagctgaggatggggcCGGGCAGGGTCACCACCACGGGCGAGGGTTCGATGATGAC
This sequence is a window from Poecile atricapillus isolate bPoeAtr1 chromosome 27, bPoeAtr1.hap1, whole genome shotgun sequence. Protein-coding genes within it:
- the LOC131588907 gene encoding feather keratin Cos1-1/Cos1-3/Cos2-1-like — translated: MSCYTPCRPCQPCGPTPLANSCNEPCVRQCQDSTVIIEPSPVVVTLPGPILSSFPQNTVVGSSTSAAVGSILSSQGVPINSGGFGLSGLGSGLCGTRCLPC